One region of Exiguobacterium acetylicum genomic DNA includes:
- a CDS encoding M20/M25/M40 family metallo-hydrolase produces the protein MVNEQRVLDTFLELVQIDSESKEEARICAHLKKTFEDLGCEVFEDDASSKTEHKGNNLIVTLPATKEGVDKIYFTSHMDTVFPGQGIKPIIEDGYVKTDGTTILGADDKTGLASLIELVHVLNETKQPHGKIQFVITVGEESGLVGAMVLDPSKIDADYGFALDSDGKVGDIITAAPTQAKVNAKIFGKTAHAGVAPEKGVSAITIASKAIAKMPLGRIDEETTANIGRFSGGGPSTNIVCDYVEIFAEARSLVAPKMEAQTEKMKAAFEEAAAELGGRAEVEVKVMYPGFKFEDGDQVVEVAKAAITQLGRTPRLLHSGGGSDANVIAGFGIPTVNLAVGYEDIHTTNEKMPIEELVKTAELCVTLVDYITNK, from the coding sequence ATGGTCAATGAACAACGTGTATTAGATACGTTTTTAGAACTTGTCCAGATCGATTCGGAATCAAAAGAGGAGGCACGCATTTGTGCTCACTTGAAAAAAACGTTCGAGGATCTCGGATGTGAGGTGTTCGAGGATGACGCTTCGTCCAAGACGGAACATAAAGGAAACAATTTAATCGTCACGCTTCCAGCAACAAAAGAAGGCGTCGATAAAATTTATTTCACTTCCCATATGGATACGGTATTCCCGGGGCAAGGCATTAAACCAATCATCGAGGACGGTTACGTCAAGACGGACGGCACAACGATTCTTGGGGCAGATGATAAAACAGGTCTCGCATCTCTGATTGAACTCGTGCATGTATTGAATGAAACGAAACAACCGCACGGAAAAATTCAGTTCGTCATCACAGTCGGTGAAGAATCTGGGCTCGTCGGTGCGATGGTTCTTGATCCATCCAAAATCGATGCCGATTATGGTTTTGCACTTGATTCAGATGGAAAAGTCGGAGACATCATTACGGCTGCTCCAACGCAAGCAAAAGTCAATGCGAAGATTTTCGGGAAAACAGCTCACGCTGGTGTAGCACCGGAAAAAGGTGTCTCGGCGATTACGATTGCTTCGAAAGCGATCGCGAAAATGCCGCTCGGTCGGATCGATGAAGAGACGACAGCGAACATCGGACGGTTCAGCGGTGGTGGTCCATCAACGAACATCGTTTGTGATTATGTCGAAATCTTCGCGGAAGCACGGTCACTCGTCGCTCCGAAGATGGAGGCACAGACAGAGAAGATGAAAGCGGCGTTTGAAGAAGCAGCAGCAGAGCTTGGTGGTCGTGCTGAAGTTGAAGTCAAAGTCATGTACCCAGGCTTCAAGTTCGAGGATGGAGATCAAGTCGTCGAAGTCGCGAAAGCAGCGATCACACAACTCGGACGCACGCCACGCCTCTTACATTCTGGTGGCGGATCAGATGCCAACGTCATTGCTGGTTTTGGTATCCCAACGGTCAACTTGGCTGTCGGATATGAAGATATCCACACGACGAATGAGAAGATGCCGATCGAAGAACTCGTCAAAACAGCGGAACTTTGCGTGACGCTAGTCGATTACATCACGAACAAATAA
- the rnz gene encoding ribonuclease Z, with the protein MEFYFLGTGAGMPSKQRNVTSIALLHPKMTWLFDCGEATQHQILHSPIKPRKVNAIFITHLHGDHIFGLPGFISTRAALEGTTPLTIYGPTGIKEWMDATLRITGTYLRYPLRIVEVEDGQTYEQDGFRVTARSLEHRFPAFGYRLEGPEERGALRVDALKALGVPSGPIYRRITLEETFEFEGTVYPSSDFLESPKPGVKLAVLGDTMPCAASIELARDVDVLVHEATFADREVEHAGRFGHSTARQAAVIAETAQAKKLLLTHVSARYVDQEEVLEQEAREVFANSHLMFDHRVVPVKG; encoded by the coding sequence ATGGAATTTTATTTTTTAGGGACAGGAGCCGGTATGCCGTCGAAACAACGAAACGTCACATCGATTGCCTTGTTACACCCCAAAATGACCTGGTTGTTCGATTGTGGAGAGGCGACGCAACATCAAATCTTACACAGTCCAATCAAACCACGGAAAGTCAACGCGATCTTCATCACCCATTTACACGGGGATCATATCTTTGGGTTACCAGGATTCATTAGTACAAGAGCAGCGCTGGAAGGCACGACACCGCTAACAATCTATGGACCAACCGGGATCAAAGAATGGATGGACGCGACATTACGCATCACAGGAACATATCTACGTTATCCACTCCGGATCGTTGAAGTCGAAGACGGTCAAACCTATGAACAGGACGGATTCCGCGTGACGGCGAGGTCGCTTGAGCATCGTTTCCCGGCGTTTGGCTACCGACTCGAAGGACCAGAAGAGCGGGGCGCCTTGCGTGTAGATGCACTGAAGGCACTAGGAGTGCCATCCGGTCCGATTTATCGCCGAATCACACTGGAAGAAACTTTCGAATTCGAAGGAACGGTCTATCCATCGTCCGACTTTTTAGAGTCACCAAAACCAGGTGTCAAGCTAGCCGTTCTTGGCGATACGATGCCGTGCGCAGCCTCAATCGAACTGGCGCGAGACGTTGATGTATTAGTCCATGAAGCAACGTTTGCCGATCGAGAAGTCGAACATGCGGGACGCTTCGGTCACTCGACCGCTCGACAGGCAGCTGTCATTGCAGAAACGGCACAAGCGAAAAAGCTTCTATTGACGCACGTTTCCGCTCGTTATGTCGATCAAGAGGAAGTACTGGAACAAGAGGCGCGAGAAGTATTCGCGAACAGCCATCTCATGTTTGATCACCGGGTCGTCCCGGTCAAAGGATAG
- a CDS encoding DUF4430 domain-containing protein: protein MKKWLFAASIVLLAGCAEAKEEQQTASCEAEVKVSVMDHVKDKTLFNKDVCLNEKDTALDALEDTTLDVVKTGKGEMAYVTAVDGIREKSAGAGSGWVFGVNGKPGEVGAGSYELKKGDRLEWRFEKDAMAYFE from the coding sequence ATGAAAAAATGGCTATTTGCTGCAAGTATCGTGTTACTTGCCGGTTGTGCGGAAGCAAAAGAGGAACAACAAACAGCGTCTTGTGAGGCGGAAGTCAAGGTATCGGTCATGGATCACGTCAAGGATAAGACGTTGTTTAATAAAGACGTATGCTTGAACGAAAAAGATACAGCACTGGATGCACTGGAAGATACGACGCTCGATGTCGTCAAAACAGGTAAAGGTGAGATGGCATATGTCACGGCAGTCGATGGGATTCGAGAGAAATCAGCTGGAGCAGGTAGTGGCTGGGTCTTCGGAGTCAATGGCAAACCAGGCGAAGTCGGTGCTGGAAGTTATGAACTGAAAAAAGGAGATCGTCTCGAATGGCGATTTGAAAAAGATGCAATGGCTTATTTTGAGTAA
- a CDS encoding ATP-binding cassette domain-containing protein, protein MPIMYIDTNREERLRQQASEHEQPVLTPERLLHGRVRDLLATDSLFRAGELATLLGLEAFFEAESSELSSGEQQLVGLGHALSSSPKALFLSEPFLFLDHVRRKRLMGLLEEIERRFDCQIHCSMTIQSDLAITSRATELTGRVLNRIENVRHRYPLQTRYALVTEKLSFHQGERIAIIGANGSGKSTLLRLALGVERPLYGKVRRSGETHYVPAHPMLAPLDDRSGSFTTQKKRLLDGIGWSKDSYYFDEPTAGLDDSARMAFVASWKKNPTNLIVMATHDPVLIRAAQRIIYLVHGEVAFDGPTKDFLQESRLFV, encoded by the coding sequence ATGCCTATCATGTATATCGACACAAATCGCGAAGAGCGGCTACGTCAACAGGCGAGCGAACATGAACAACCGGTATTGACACCGGAGCGGTTGCTTCATGGACGTGTTCGAGATCTTCTGGCGACAGATTCCTTGTTCCGAGCAGGAGAACTCGCGACCTTGCTTGGACTAGAAGCTTTTTTCGAAGCAGAGTCGAGTGAACTCTCATCTGGAGAACAACAGCTCGTCGGACTCGGTCATGCGTTGTCTTCGTCACCAAAGGCCTTGTTCTTGTCGGAACCGTTTCTCTTTCTTGATCATGTCAGGCGAAAGCGATTGATGGGATTGCTTGAAGAAATCGAACGACGGTTTGATTGTCAGATCCATTGCTCGATGACGATACAATCCGACTTGGCGATTACGAGTCGCGCTACTGAACTGACAGGTCGTGTCCTGAATCGGATCGAAAACGTCCGACACCGTTATCCGTTACAGACACGCTATGCACTCGTGACAGAAAAATTGTCGTTTCATCAAGGTGAACGCATTGCGATCATCGGTGCGAATGGTAGTGGGAAATCGACGTTACTACGACTCGCGCTCGGTGTCGAGCGACCGCTATACGGAAAAGTCCGGCGGTCGGGGGAGACACATTATGTACCAGCGCATCCGATGCTTGCGCCATTAGACGATCGAAGCGGTAGTTTTACGACGCAAAAAAAACGTCTCTTGGACGGTATCGGTTGGAGTAAAGACAGCTATTACTTTGATGAACCGACGGCTGGTCTTGATGACAGCGCACGAATGGCTTTTGTCGCATCGTGGAAGAAGAATCCGACGAATCTGATCGTCATGGCGACGCATGATCCAGTCCTCATTCGGGCAGCACAGCGGATCATCTATCTCGTACACGGAGAAGTTGCTTTTGATGGACCAACGAAGGATTTTTTACAAGAAAGTCGGTTGTTCGTATGA
- a CDS encoding ECF transporter S component: protein MFERLQMTDQRLRFIAIITAAAIVGRLLFSSLPNVQPATALVLLVAVFIHPIVGAISGMLVVVLTSLFLGSGPFVLFQALAYATIASLGFVPFLRYRIVLTGYGFLAGFLYGWVSNLGFLVLTGFSWQAFLTLLVAGGTFDMLHGFSNAIFIWILFPIFLRIMHSFDEKRGTE from the coding sequence ATGTTTGAGAGACTCCAGATGACGGATCAACGATTACGGTTCATCGCTATCATTACGGCGGCGGCAATCGTCGGACGATTGTTGTTCTCCAGTTTACCGAACGTCCAGCCGGCGACGGCACTCGTCTTGTTAGTAGCCGTCTTCATCCATCCGATCGTCGGTGCCATTTCTGGGATGCTTGTCGTCGTGTTAACGAGCTTGTTTCTCGGAAGCGGTCCGTTCGTACTCTTTCAAGCGCTGGCGTATGCAACAATTGCCAGTCTAGGATTCGTTCCGTTTCTTCGTTACCGGATCGTATTGACTGGGTATGGATTTCTCGCTGGTTTCTTATATGGATGGGTGAGCAATCTCGGGTTCTTGGTATTGACGGGATTCTCGTGGCAAGCTTTTTTGACACTGCTTGTAGCCGGAGGAACGTTTGATATGCTTCACGGATTCAGTAACGCGATCTTCATTTGGATATTGTTTCCGATTTTTTTACGAATTATGCATTCATTCGATGAAAAGAGGGGTACAGAATAG
- a CDS encoding SDR family NAD(P)-dependent oxidoreductase → MLRKTALITGASGGIGLDLAVLAARDGFDCVLVARNEKKLKELQQVLEKRYQIKVYVFAADLSLSDSVDRLVQYLEEQELTVDLLFNNAGFATSGRFAEIDPTEDINSIQVNVVALTDLTKRLLPGMVERGFGRILNVASVAAFMPGPYMSVYYATKAYVLSFSEALATEVDGSGVSVTCLCPGPTDTNFFDRANITLPFKSMPSHLVAFAGYRGMLKGRRVVVPGASNRAMVSLSRLLPRRLLTEVTGRIQDPARQQESSTEEELLYANS, encoded by the coding sequence ATGTTACGAAAAACGGCACTGATTACCGGTGCATCGGGTGGAATCGGACTAGATCTCGCTGTCCTCGCGGCGCGAGATGGCTTCGATTGTGTACTCGTTGCCCGCAATGAGAAGAAATTGAAGGAGCTTCAACAGGTCCTTGAAAAACGCTATCAGATCAAGGTCTATGTATTCGCTGCTGACCTATCACTGAGCGACAGCGTTGATCGTCTCGTGCAGTACTTAGAGGAACAAGAATTGACGGTCGATCTATTGTTCAATAATGCAGGCTTCGCCACGTCGGGACGCTTTGCGGAAATCGATCCAACAGAAGACATTAACTCGATTCAGGTCAACGTCGTCGCCTTGACGGATTTGACGAAACGTCTCTTACCGGGAATGGTCGAACGTGGCTTTGGACGCATCTTGAATGTCGCGTCGGTCGCTGCCTTCATGCCAGGACCATACATGAGTGTCTACTACGCAACGAAAGCCTACGTCCTGTCGTTCTCGGAAGCACTTGCGACAGAAGTCGACGGCTCGGGTGTCAGTGTGACTTGTCTCTGCCCGGGACCGACCGATACGAACTTCTTTGATCGAGCGAACATCACGCTACCGTTCAAGAGTATGCCGTCACACCTCGTCGCCTTCGCTGGATACCGCGGTATGCTCAAAGGACGCCGCGTCGTTGTTCCAGGCGCAAGCAACCGCGCCATGGTTTCCTTGTCCCGTCTCTTGCCACGCCGTCTCCTGACAGAAGTGACAGGTCGAATTCAAGATCCTGCTCGCCAGCAAGAATCGTCGACAGAAGAAGAACTCCTGTACGCGAATTCATGA
- a CDS encoding RNA-guided endonuclease TnpB family protein: MSQTLTINIKLLPTREQQPILESMMGAYIHAVNQLVSDMVEAETMIKMTSKNVHVRLPSAVKNQAIKDAQSVFKKAKKSQFGIIPILKKPYCTWNNQNYSFDFESISLPIMINGKAKKTAIRAEMVDQDNRIFSLLNNKLGTLRIIKKSNKWMAQIAVTILTTEKTGIKTIGVDLGLKIPAVATTDCDRVRFFGNGRENKYTKRKFRAKRKDLGQKKKLKAIKKLDNKEQRWMQDKDHKVSREIVEFAKENNISVIRLERLANIRQTARTSRKNNKNLHTWSFYRLATFIEYKAKLEGIKVKYVNPAYTSQTCPSCGKRNKAKDRTYSCSCGFKKHRDIVGAMNIRYAPVVDGNSQSA; encoded by the coding sequence GTGTCTCAGACATTGACGATAAATATCAAGCTTCTTCCTACTAGAGAACAGCAGCCTATTTTGGAAAGTATGATGGGGGCTTATATTCACGCGGTCAACCAGCTTGTTTCAGACATGGTAGAGGCAGAAACAATGATAAAAATGACAAGCAAGAATGTTCACGTTCGTTTGCCTAGCGCCGTCAAGAACCAAGCTATCAAGGACGCCCAAAGTGTTTTCAAGAAAGCGAAAAAATCACAGTTTGGAATCATCCCCATTCTCAAGAAACCGTACTGCACATGGAACAACCAGAACTATTCGTTCGATTTCGAGTCGATTTCTCTACCCATCATGATAAACGGTAAAGCGAAGAAAACGGCAATCCGCGCCGAGATGGTCGATCAAGATAATCGTATCTTTTCACTATTGAACAACAAACTCGGAACACTCCGGATTATCAAAAAATCGAACAAATGGATGGCACAAATTGCTGTCACGATTTTGACAACAGAGAAAACAGGAATAAAAACAATAGGAGTTGATCTGGGATTAAAGATTCCAGCAGTCGCTACTACAGATTGTGATCGAGTTAGGTTCTTTGGTAACGGTCGAGAAAATAAGTATACGAAACGAAAGTTTCGTGCAAAACGAAAAGATCTCGGTCAAAAGAAAAAGTTAAAGGCTATCAAGAAGTTAGATAATAAAGAGCAACGTTGGATGCAAGATAAGGATCACAAAGTCAGTCGTGAAATCGTTGAGTTTGCAAAAGAAAACAACATTTCTGTCATCCGCCTCGAAAGACTGGCGAACATCCGACAGACGGCAAGAACAAGCCGTAAAAACAATAAGAATCTACACACGTGGTCATTCTATCGCTTAGCAACATTTATTGAGTACAAAGCAAAATTAGAAGGGATTAAAGTTAAATATGTCAATCCGGCATATACATCTCAGACATGCCCTTCCTGCGGCAAAAGAAACAAAGCGAAAGATCGAACATATTCTTGTTCATGTGGATTCAAGAAACACAGAGACATCGTCGGTGCGATGAACATTCGATACGCACCTGTGGTTGATGGTAATAGTCAATCAGCCTGA
- the tnpA gene encoding IS200/IS605 family transposase codes for MKNNYRRTHTTVSLIKYHFVFCPRYRRKIFLRKDVEARFKQLVREVCEELEITVIALECDKDHSHMLLNTLPTLSPADIMAKIKGVTSKKLREEFPHLQHLPSLWTRSYFVSTAGNVSSETIRRYVEQQKTRG; via the coding sequence ATGAAAAACAACTACAGGAGAACTCACACGACCGTTTCTTTGATTAAATATCATTTTGTATTCTGCCCTCGATACAGAAGAAAGATATTTCTTCGTAAGGATGTCGAAGCACGTTTCAAACAATTGGTACGGGAGGTATGTGAAGAGTTGGAGATCACGGTGATTGCTTTGGAATGCGATAAAGATCATTCGCATATGCTTCTCAATACTCTACCAACACTTAGTCCTGCTGACATCATGGCAAAAATTAAAGGAGTGACCTCTAAAAAGCTGAGAGAAGAATTTCCTCATCTTCAACATTTGCCAAGTCTTTGGACGCGTTCCTACTTCGTCTCTACTGCTGGAAATGTATCGAGTGAGACAATCAGACGTTATGTCGAACAACAAAAAACAAGGGGGTGA
- a CDS encoding MDR family MFS transporter, protein MRKKVTVALLLATFLAAIEGTIVATATPVMASELNGAKLVSWIFAGFLLFMAVSTPIYGKMADLYGRKRVLLFGIGVFTVASLACGLAQSMEMLIVFRAVQGIGAGAVLPIAMTIIGDLYTYEERGKIQGVLSAVWGISGVAGPLVGGFLVESLSWRYIFLLNVPFALLSFFMIVVYYKETVRETERKIDYRGALLFALGMSAFLYGLLSGSESETFLRPIILASFFISFVLLFTFYRVEKKASDPLLPPAVIRHPVILVINLAVFFSAWVLVSMSAYIPIFAQGVLGKSPTEAGFMLMPLSLFWTLTAIIGGRTIGVASPRYRTMTGMGLLIVGTVILSLITRESSDVFIYLAVSLIGIGFGLSQPVFMVVLQTSVDWSLRGSATAVNSFLSTTGQTLGVAIFGTIFNLSILRSFSASDTLSGYAIDPFFQSSTAKTFGQDVQYAAEIALSHGLRYVFIGGVVCAILAFAMTWRLPKVRPDDPRS, encoded by the coding sequence ATGAGGAAAAAAGTAACCGTCGCCTTGTTGCTCGCGACGTTTTTAGCCGCGATCGAGGGGACGATCGTCGCAACTGCAACACCTGTCATGGCGAGTGAATTGAACGGGGCGAAATTAGTCAGTTGGATTTTTGCTGGGTTCTTGTTGTTCATGGCGGTATCGACACCGATTTACGGAAAGATGGCAGATTTATATGGTCGAAAACGGGTTCTGTTATTCGGGATCGGCGTCTTCACCGTCGCTTCGTTAGCCTGTGGACTCGCTCAATCGATGGAGATGTTGATCGTTTTCCGCGCCGTCCAAGGAATCGGGGCAGGAGCTGTATTGCCGATCGCGATGACGATCATTGGGGATTTGTATACATATGAGGAGCGGGGGAAAATCCAAGGAGTGCTCAGCGCTGTCTGGGGAATCTCGGGTGTCGCCGGACCACTTGTCGGTGGATTCCTCGTCGAATCGCTTTCGTGGCGGTATATTTTCTTACTAAACGTACCGTTTGCGTTATTGTCGTTCTTCATGATCGTCGTTTACTACAAAGAGACGGTTCGTGAAACAGAGCGGAAAATCGATTACCGGGGTGCGTTATTGTTTGCGCTCGGGATGAGTGCGTTTCTTTACGGCTTATTATCGGGCAGTGAGTCGGAGACGTTCTTGCGTCCGATCATTCTAGCCAGCTTTTTCATTAGTTTCGTGTTATTGTTCACGTTCTATCGGGTCGAGAAAAAGGCGAGCGATCCACTCTTACCACCAGCAGTCATTCGCCATCCGGTCATTCTCGTGATCAACTTAGCGGTCTTCTTTTCCGCCTGGGTACTCGTCTCGATGTCAGCGTATATTCCGATTTTTGCCCAAGGGGTACTCGGCAAGAGTCCGACCGAAGCTGGTTTCATGTTGATGCCACTGTCGCTTTTTTGGACGCTGACCGCCATCATCGGTGGACGGACGATTGGTGTCGCCTCACCCCGGTACCGGACGATGACAGGAATGGGGCTGCTGATCGTCGGTACAGTGATTTTATCGTTGATCACGCGCGAATCAAGTGATGTTTTCATCTATCTTGCCGTTTCGCTGATCGGAATTGGTTTTGGTCTCTCACAACCCGTCTTTATGGTCGTCTTGCAGACTTCCGTCGATTGGTCACTTCGTGGCTCAGCGACGGCCGTCAACTCGTTCTTGAGTACGACGGGACAGACGCTCGGTGTTGCGATCTTCGGTACGATCTTCAACCTATCCATCCTTCGTTCGTTTTCAGCGTCGGACACGCTCTCGGGGTACGCGATTGATCCATTTTTCCAATCGAGTACGGCAAAAACGTTCGGACAGGATGTGCAGTATGCGGCAGAAATCGCGTTATCACATGGATTACGTTACGTCTTCATCGGTGGAGTCGTTTGTGCCATTCTCGCGTTTGCGATGACATGGCGTTTACCGAAAGTTCGACCTGACGATCCACGATCGTAA
- a CDS encoding DMT family transporter has translation MPYFTLFMALFFISTSAIFVKWAETPIEAVAFYRMLFSTLLLLPLIRLKELLQLSSSTIRHMLLSGILLAGHFWLWFLSLDYTTVASSTLFVTASPIFVLAGNALFFKQHPSRKALLFVAVALFGGGLVAYGDIAVGMRALIGDGLALLATILVAGYWLLGQHVRTSVSTNLYSFGVYAVASLVLLLLSLIQSTNLVAAFQQDWWLYILLAVFPTLLGHNLFNWALARVSASIVSITILGEAVWGMIFGYYLFDEKLTWIQITGAALLLIGIGLFLRRNERDIREQLAQRESATSQSS, from the coding sequence ATGCCCTATTTTACGTTATTCATGGCTTTATTCTTTATTTCAACATCGGCAATCTTCGTCAAGTGGGCGGAGACACCGATCGAGGCTGTCGCCTTTTACCGCATGTTGTTTTCGACCTTGTTGTTGCTCCCACTCATTCGATTGAAGGAACTGTTGCAACTCAGTTCGTCGACGATCCGGCATATGCTATTAAGTGGCATTTTGCTCGCCGGGCATTTTTGGCTGTGGTTCCTCTCTCTTGATTATACGACAGTTGCGAGCTCGACGCTCTTCGTGACCGCGAGTCCGATTTTTGTCCTGGCCGGTAACGCGTTATTCTTCAAACAACACCCGTCACGCAAAGCACTCCTATTCGTCGCTGTCGCCTTATTTGGTGGCGGTCTCGTCGCTTATGGAGATATCGCCGTCGGCATGCGCGCCTTAATCGGGGACGGTCTTGCCTTGCTCGCAACGATTCTCGTCGCTGGTTACTGGTTGCTCGGTCAACATGTTCGCACGAGCGTCTCGACGAACCTCTATTCGTTCGGTGTCTACGCCGTCGCGTCGCTCGTCTTGCTTTTGTTATCGTTGATTCAATCGACGAATCTTGTCGCTGCGTTCCAACAGGATTGGTGGCTGTATATTCTTCTCGCCGTCTTCCCGACGTTACTCGGTCACAATTTATTCAACTGGGCGCTCGCTCGTGTCAGCGCCAGCATAGTCAGCATCACGATTCTTGGTGAAGCGGTTTGGGGGATGATTTTCGGATACTATCTGTTTGATGAGAAGTTGACATGGATTCAAATCACCGGTGCCGCTTTACTGTTGATCGGAATCGGATTGTTCCTTCGACGCAATGAACGGGATATTCGTGAACAACTTGCCCAGCGTGAGAGTGCCACTAGTCAATCCTCCTAA
- a CDS encoding DNA topoisomerase III produces the protein MQLIIAEKPKQAEKLAAPYPSVKRDGYIEIKPCDRFPQGAKLAYAVGHLCELQEPAHYDAKWKRWNYDHLPIIPERFDYRLAKGKSKPYQVIKKLLNERTTTSIIIASDAEREGEAIVRLILRLANNAKPLQRLWISSLTPQAVDHGFANLLDGKETENIFHEAMSRACADWLIGMNASRAYTTLLKKKGIADVFSLGRVQTPTLALIVEREKQIENFRPETYYEVEADFTRYKGKYINAKKQTKLNDRDQAQAIVDRTKGTGIVASIEKKRQTERPPFWFSLSLLQTEASRRFGLGAKETLDIAQKLYIRGWISYPRTDSSFVTKEEAGQFPVILDRLLKQAEYSPIKDVLTNNPANDKRYVNPAKVSDHYAIIPTEEAGAVAKLSGRDAQVYDLIVRRFLAAFAPDAVSEKTEIVTTREMDRFLTRGSRTIDPGFKQVLQIESKEVELPAVEQGQEMPIKGCRLLEKQTEPPKRYTEGTLILGMKTAGKLLEDELQAIMKEVEGLGTEATRAGIIDGLKRREYIKIVKKEIHPTPKGRILIDAVTGSILASPEMTAKWESRLEQIGKGEASAAQFIEQAKKLSEHLVVDAKQRIEQLAVDPTQVKSKSPRGATNRPVGPCPLCQSAVLDRGKFYGCSGYQKNNCGFTLPKTILGAKLTQTEVKKVLAGQKTKPLEMKKNARQFKAMLYLERDQLKFEFTKGED, from the coding sequence GTGCAATTGATCATTGCTGAAAAACCAAAACAAGCGGAAAAACTGGCAGCTCCGTATCCGTCGGTGAAGCGGGACGGCTACATTGAAATCAAACCATGTGACCGGTTTCCGCAAGGAGCAAAACTCGCTTATGCGGTCGGACACTTATGTGAACTGCAGGAGCCGGCGCATTATGACGCCAAATGGAAACGATGGAACTACGATCATCTGCCGATCATCCCGGAACGATTTGATTACCGACTGGCAAAAGGCAAGAGTAAACCATACCAGGTCATCAAGAAATTATTGAATGAGCGGACGACGACTTCCATCATTATAGCATCGGATGCCGAGCGAGAGGGAGAGGCAATCGTCCGATTGATCTTACGTCTCGCGAACAACGCGAAACCACTGCAACGACTCTGGATTTCGAGTCTGACGCCTCAAGCGGTTGATCATGGGTTTGCGAACCTGCTCGATGGCAAGGAAACGGAGAACATTTTTCATGAGGCGATGAGTCGCGCTTGCGCCGATTGGTTGATTGGGATGAATGCGTCACGTGCGTATACGACGTTACTGAAGAAGAAGGGCATCGCCGACGTCTTCTCCCTCGGACGGGTCCAGACACCGACGCTTGCACTGATCGTCGAACGGGAAAAACAAATCGAGAATTTCCGACCGGAGACGTACTACGAAGTCGAGGCGGATTTTACGCGATACAAAGGAAAATATATCAATGCGAAGAAACAGACGAAGCTGAATGACCGGGACCAGGCACAAGCGATCGTGGATCGGACAAAAGGAACCGGAATCGTCGCATCAATCGAGAAAAAGCGGCAGACGGAACGACCGCCGTTTTGGTTCAGTTTGTCGCTCTTACAAACAGAAGCGAGCCGACGGTTTGGTCTCGGTGCAAAAGAGACGCTCGATATTGCGCAAAAACTCTATATCCGTGGTTGGATCAGTTATCCACGAACGGACTCTTCCTTCGTAACGAAAGAGGAGGCGGGACAGTTCCCGGTCATTCTTGATCGGTTACTGAAGCAAGCGGAATATAGCCCAATCAAGGATGTCCTGACGAACAATCCGGCTAACGATAAACGTTACGTGAATCCGGCGAAGGTCAGCGACCACTATGCGATCATTCCAACAGAAGAAGCGGGTGCCGTCGCGAAGCTCTCCGGACGAGATGCGCAAGTCTACGATTTGATCGTTCGCCGTTTTCTTGCTGCCTTTGCACCGGACGCTGTCTCGGAGAAGACAGAAATCGTGACGACACGCGAGATGGACCGTTTTTTGACACGCGGCAGTCGGACGATTGATCCGGGTTTTAAACAGGTCTTACAAATCGAGTCAAAAGAAGTCGAATTGCCAGCCGTCGAACAAGGACAAGAGATGCCGATCAAAGGCTGTCGTCTGCTTGAGAAACAAACGGAGCCGCCGAAACGCTATACGGAAGGGACACTCATCCTCGGCATGAAAACAGCTGGCAAATTACTCGAAGATGAGCTACAAGCGATTATGAAGGAAGTCGAGGGACTCGGGACGGAAGCAACCCGTGCCGGGATCATCGACGGACTAAAACGGCGGGAGTACATCAAAATCGTCAAAAAGGAGATCCATCCGACGCCGAAAGGTCGAATCTTGATCGATGCCGTGACAGGAAGTATTCTTGCTTCGCCAGAGATGACAGCGAAGTGGGAGAGCCGTCTTGAGCAAATCGGGAAAGGGGAGGCATCTGCTGCCCAGTTCATTGAACAGGCGAAAAAATTGTCGGAGCATCTCGTCGTCGATGCCAAACAACGAATTGAACAACTCGCCGTTGATCCGACACAAGTCAAAAGCAAGTCCCCGCGGGGTGCGACGAATCGTCCAGTCGGTCCATGCCCACTGTGTCAATCAGCGGTGCTTGATCGAGGGAAATTCTATGGCTGCAGCGGCTATCAGAAGAATAACTGTGGCTTTACGTTACCGAAAACGATCCTTGGTGCCAAATTGACACAAACGGAAGTCAAAAAAGTACTCGCAGGTCAAAAGACAAAGCCACTCGAGATGAAAAAAAATGCGCGTCAGTTCAAGGCGATGCTCTATCTCGAACGCGATCAATTAAAATTCGAATTCACGAAAGGGGAAGACTGA